One genomic window of Prochlorococcus sp. MIT 0603 includes the following:
- the glmS gene encoding glutamine--fructose-6-phosphate transaminase (isomerizing) has translation MCGIVALVGSREASPILLDGLKKLEYRGYDSAGLATVSPSPGVKDAVISCKRAKGKLFNLLRLIEKDGAPGNVGIGHTRWATHGKPEVHNAHPHLDSLEKVAVVQNGIIENHTSLREELEKKGVQFRSDTDTEVIPHLISQNLKRLKKDGHQSSGSLLLSAVQQVLDVLEGSYALAVIWAETPDTLIVAKRKAPLLIGFGEGEFLCASDTPAFAGFSRTVLSLEDKEVALLTPLGVEIYNSLGERQHRTPSIITGYESDIDKGQFRHFMLKEIFEQSDTAAEWIARYLPHELPPSAPVAFPFEDSIYDSVEKIQILACGTSRHAAMVGAYLLEQFSGIPSTVYFASEFRYAPPPLAKNILTIGVTQSGETADTLAALAMEYQRRCSSDQDNSAPLQLGITNRPESSLSRQVSNVIDIGAGMEVGVAATKTFLGQLLTFYGLALMFAARRKSRSTEEIVDLCSQLRLIPNQIKDLINTHDQLSEKLSQQFSETKDVIFLGRGINYPIALEAALKLKEISYIHAEGYPAGELKHGPIALLDKQVPVISIATKGIVFDKVLSNAQEAKARDASLIGVAPISTDTKIFDHLLPIPEVNELISPLLTVIPLQLLSYHIAARRGLDVDQPRNLAKSVTVE, from the coding sequence ATGTGTGGAATAGTTGCGTTAGTTGGCTCTCGAGAAGCATCTCCAATTCTTTTAGATGGCCTTAAAAAGCTTGAATATAGGGGCTATGACTCAGCTGGCTTAGCAACAGTTAGCCCCTCCCCAGGCGTCAAAGATGCTGTTATTAGTTGTAAAAGGGCGAAAGGGAAATTATTTAACCTTTTGCGTTTGATTGAAAAAGATGGAGCCCCAGGAAATGTAGGGATTGGCCATACTCGATGGGCTACACATGGAAAACCTGAGGTTCATAATGCGCATCCGCATCTTGATTCTTTAGAAAAAGTAGCTGTTGTTCAAAATGGAATTATTGAAAATCACACTTCATTGAGAGAGGAACTTGAGAAGAAGGGTGTCCAATTTAGATCTGATACTGACACTGAGGTTATTCCTCATTTAATTTCTCAAAACTTAAAACGATTAAAGAAAGATGGACATCAATCTAGTGGCTCACTTCTTCTTTCAGCAGTCCAGCAGGTTTTAGATGTATTGGAGGGGTCATATGCACTTGCTGTGATATGGGCTGAAACGCCAGATACTTTGATAGTTGCAAAGCGTAAAGCACCTTTATTGATAGGTTTTGGAGAAGGGGAATTTCTCTGTGCTAGTGATACCCCAGCTTTTGCAGGTTTTTCTAGAACAGTATTGTCTTTGGAAGATAAAGAGGTGGCTTTACTTACTCCATTGGGTGTAGAAATCTATAACTCTTTAGGAGAGCGTCAACATAGAACACCTTCAATAATTACTGGATATGAAAGTGATATTGATAAAGGTCAATTTAGACATTTCATGCTTAAAGAGATATTTGAACAATCAGATACTGCAGCCGAATGGATAGCAAGATATTTACCGCATGAATTGCCACCTTCAGCACCAGTTGCGTTTCCGTTTGAAGATTCAATTTATGACTCTGTCGAAAAAATTCAAATTTTAGCTTGTGGAACTAGTCGTCATGCAGCAATGGTTGGTGCTTACCTTTTAGAACAGTTTTCTGGCATTCCATCAACAGTTTATTTTGCAAGTGAATTTCGCTATGCTCCACCACCTTTGGCTAAAAATATTTTGACCATTGGAGTTACTCAATCTGGTGAGACAGCAGATACTCTTGCAGCATTAGCTATGGAATATCAAAGACGATGTTCTAGTGATCAAGATAACTCTGCTCCTTTACAATTAGGGATAACTAATCGGCCAGAAAGTTCTTTATCAAGACAAGTTTCTAATGTTATTGATATAGGAGCAGGGATGGAAGTTGGAGTTGCGGCTACTAAAACTTTTCTTGGACAATTATTGACTTTTTATGGTTTAGCTTTAATGTTTGCAGCCCGTAGGAAAAGTCGTTCCACAGAAGAAATAGTTGATTTGTGTAGCCAATTAAGATTAATCCCAAATCAAATTAAGGATCTTATTAATACCCATGATCAATTAAGTGAAAAATTATCACAACAATTTTCTGAAACAAAAGATGTAATTTTTCTGGGTAGAGGGATTAATTATCCGATAGCACTGGAGGCTGCCTTGAAATTAAAAGAGATTAGTTATATTCATGCTGAAGGTTACCCTGCTGGAGAGTTGAAGCATGGTCCGATTGCTTTATTGGACAAGCAAGTTCCAGTTATCTCAATCGCAACTAAAGGTATTGTTTTTGATAAAGTATTAAGTAATGCCCAAGAAGCTAAAGCTAGAGATGCATCTTTAATTGGCGTAGCACCAATATCAACAGATACAAAAATCTTCGATCACTTGTTACCTATCCCTGAAGTTAATGAATTGATTAGCCCATTATTAACAGTGATTCCCTTGCAATTATTGAGTTATCACATTGCTGCTAGAAGAGGTTTAGATGTAGATCAACCAAGAAATTTAGCAAAAAGTGTAACAGTAGAGTAA
- a CDS encoding NAD(P)H dehydrogenase subunit NdhS, translating to MNTSECIILPGSSVIVANPSSIYNGYKGFVQRITENKAAVLFEGGNWDKLLTIPIKDLEII from the coding sequence TTGAATACTTCAGAATGTATTATCCTTCCTGGCTCATCCGTCATAGTTGCTAATCCAAGTTCTATTTACAATGGATACAAAGGGTTTGTTCAGCGAATTACTGAAAATAAAGCTGCTGTTCTGTTTGAAGGAGGCAATTGGGATAAGTTATTGACTATCCCTATAAAAGATCTTGAGATAATTTAG
- the rnc gene encoding ribonuclease III → MTRKKTPVISSERAENIYRLLIRSKLEASDLTIIKNNESQYLEILNEALTHTSKSLSINHERLEFHGDAVLRLAATEYIQANFPSLKVGERSALRAQLVSDEWLAKIGKRIGITESMLIAPKSLKDIAAKETICAEGTEALIGALYECLKSIESIHLWLKTYWDKESKEILADPYKQNAKSALQEWSQSQGFNQPIYEVEEISKQHGDTKRFYCKVIIQNDSFGEGWGSSRKKAEKEAAKTALNNLKTKLSQDLL, encoded by the coding sequence ATGACCAGGAAGAAAACCCCCGTAATTAGTTCAGAAAGGGCCGAAAATATTTATAGATTGCTAATAAGAAGTAAATTAGAAGCTTCAGACCTTACAATCATTAAAAATAATGAATCTCAATACCTAGAAATATTAAATGAAGCCTTAACACATACTTCCAAAAGCTTATCAATTAATCATGAACGATTGGAATTTCATGGTGATGCAGTATTAAGACTTGCTGCAACTGAATACATTCAAGCTAATTTCCCATCATTAAAAGTCGGAGAAAGATCAGCTTTAAGAGCGCAGTTGGTAAGTGACGAATGGCTTGCAAAAATTGGAAAAAGAATTGGTATTACTGAAAGTATGCTTATAGCTCCAAAGTCTTTAAAGGATATAGCGGCAAAGGAAACAATTTGTGCAGAAGGCACTGAAGCATTAATAGGAGCACTATATGAATGTCTGAAAAGCATCGAATCCATTCATTTGTGGCTGAAAACATATTGGGATAAGGAAAGCAAAGAAATTCTCGCTGATCCATATAAACAAAATGCAAAATCAGCACTACAAGAATGGAGCCAAAGCCAAGGGTTTAATCAGCCTATTTACGAAGTAGAAGAAATTTCAAAGCAACATGGAGACACAAAAAGGTTCTATTGCAAAGTAATCATTCAAAACGATTCTTTTGGGGAAGGATGGGGAAGTTCAAGAAAAAAAGCGGAAAAAGAAGCTGCCAAAACTGCACTAAATAATTTAAAAACTAAATTATCTCAAGATCTTTTATAG
- the rimM gene encoding ribosome maturation factor RimM (Essential for efficient processing of 16S rRNA), which produces MCEKIIWLTIGKIVAPQGLNGAVRINPSSDFPERFLNPGRRWLQKENEEPTKIELASGRQIPGKSIYVVSFKGINNREEAKSLVGKSLLINSNQRPKLKEGEFHLLDLVGLKVKLAEDGKEIGEITNLTSAGNDLLEVELLTGKKILVPFVKEIVPEIKLKEGWAIVSPPPGLLDL; this is translated from the coding sequence ATGTGTGAAAAAATTATTTGGTTAACCATTGGGAAGATTGTTGCACCTCAAGGCCTTAATGGTGCAGTAAGAATCAATCCTAGTAGCGATTTCCCCGAGCGATTTCTTAACCCTGGCAGAAGATGGCTACAAAAAGAAAATGAAGAACCTACAAAAATTGAATTAGCCTCTGGCAGACAAATACCTGGGAAATCTATTTATGTAGTTTCTTTTAAAGGAATAAACAATAGAGAAGAAGCGAAGTCATTAGTAGGCAAAAGCTTATTAATCAATTCAAACCAACGTCCTAAACTCAAAGAAGGCGAATTCCACCTTTTGGATCTAGTAGGGCTAAAAGTAAAACTTGCAGAGGACGGAAAAGAAATTGGTGAGATAACAAATCTAACAAGTGCGGGGAATGACTTATTAGAAGTAGAGTTATTAACAGGGAAAAAAATTTTAGTGCCCTTTGTAAAAGAAATTGTTCCAGAGATAAAGCTAAAGGAAGGCTGGGCGATAGTCTCGCCACCTCCAGGCCTATTAGATCTATAA
- a CDS encoding glycogen/starch/alpha-glucan phosphorylase, whose product MSSSQPQDLRLPTPGCYADPIKAGIDADAVFDGMTEHLFFTLGKLATTASLRDLYMALSYAVRDRLMTRYLASQEAIRANPQKTVAYLSAEFLIGPQLNNNLLNLGITKEAEEAVKRFGIESLAHILEVEEEPGLGNGGLGRLAACYMESLASLQVPAIGYGIRYEFGIFNQIIRDGWQVEVTDKWLKGGWPWELPQPDESCFVGFGGRTDSYIDDKGNYRSRWIPSEHAIGVPHDIPILGYRVNNCDRLRLWRADATESFDFYAFNIGDYYGAVEEKVASETISKVLYPNDGTDEGRRLRLKQQHFFVSCSLQDMLRSLEKRGIDVAHFSDHWTVQLNDTHPAIAVAELMRLLIDHYHFEWEKAWKITTSSVAYTNHTLLPEALEKWDLSLFSSLLPRHLELIYEINRRFLQQVRLRYPGNDVILRKLSIIDEEGCKAIRMAHLATIGAHHVNGVAALHSDLIKRQLMPEFAELWPEKFTNITNGVTPRRWVGLANPELSILLDKEVGKDWITNMELLKELEKKENNHQFLELFGQTKLSGKRKLAGYIHRQTGVLVDPSSLFDVQVKRIHQYKRQHLNALQVITQYLRIKNGLDENIAPRTVIFGGKAAPGYFMAKLMIRFINGIAEVVNADPDMDGRLRVVFLPDYNVKLGEQVYSATDLSEQISTAGKEASGTGNMKFAMNGALTIGTLDGANIEIRDRVGAENFFLFGKTESEIMKLRKTGYDPNRYIKNCPELSEALRLVEVGHFSNGDNELFLPLIDSLTGDDPFFVMADFEDYLRAQDKVNQAWKNPQEWNRMALLNTARSGFFSSDRSIREYCKSIWKVNPLNVEISCDIN is encoded by the coding sequence GGTATTGATGCAGATGCAGTCTTTGATGGAATGACTGAACATCTGTTTTTCACGCTTGGCAAACTTGCTACTACTGCAAGCCTGAGAGACTTGTATATGGCATTAAGCTATGCAGTGAGAGATAGATTAATGACTAGATATCTTGCTTCTCAAGAAGCAATAAGAGCCAATCCCCAAAAAACAGTTGCTTATCTTTCTGCTGAATTCTTAATAGGACCCCAACTTAACAACAATCTATTGAATCTTGGAATAACAAAAGAAGCAGAAGAAGCAGTAAAAAGGTTTGGGATTGAATCTTTAGCTCACATTCTAGAAGTAGAAGAAGAACCAGGGCTTGGAAATGGCGGACTTGGAAGACTAGCTGCTTGCTACATGGAATCACTAGCGAGCTTGCAAGTTCCAGCAATTGGATATGGAATACGTTACGAATTTGGCATTTTCAATCAAATTATTCGTGATGGTTGGCAAGTAGAAGTAACTGATAAATGGCTTAAAGGTGGATGGCCATGGGAGTTACCTCAACCAGATGAATCTTGCTTTGTAGGCTTTGGTGGTCGAACTGATAGTTATATAGATGACAAAGGAAATTATCGATCAAGATGGATTCCCTCAGAACATGCGATTGGAGTCCCTCATGACATACCAATACTTGGTTATAGAGTAAACAATTGCGACCGACTTCGCCTATGGAGAGCAGATGCAACTGAAAGTTTTGATTTTTATGCCTTCAATATTGGTGATTATTACGGAGCCGTAGAAGAAAAAGTTGCCTCTGAAACTATTTCAAAAGTGCTTTATCCAAATGATGGTACTGATGAAGGAAGGCGCTTGAGACTAAAGCAACAACATTTCTTTGTAAGTTGTTCCCTTCAAGATATGTTGAGAAGCCTTGAAAAGAGAGGAATTGATGTTGCTCATTTCTCAGACCATTGGACAGTTCAACTGAACGATACACATCCTGCTATAGCAGTTGCAGAATTAATGAGATTGCTAATTGATCATTACCATTTTGAATGGGAAAAAGCTTGGAAAATTACTACAAGTTCAGTTGCTTATACAAACCACACCTTGCTTCCTGAAGCCTTAGAAAAATGGGACTTAAGCTTATTTAGTAGTCTTTTACCAAGACATTTAGAACTGATATATGAAATCAATAGAAGGTTCCTTCAGCAAGTAAGACTGCGTTACCCAGGAAACGATGTAATCCTAAGGAAGCTATCAATAATTGATGAAGAAGGTTGCAAAGCGATACGCATGGCTCATTTAGCAACAATTGGAGCACATCATGTCAATGGTGTAGCAGCGTTGCATTCAGATCTGATCAAACGTCAACTAATGCCAGAATTTGCTGAATTATGGCCCGAGAAATTTACAAATATCACAAATGGAGTAACACCTCGCAGATGGGTTGGCCTTGCTAATCCTGAACTATCTATTCTTCTTGATAAAGAAGTAGGGAAAGATTGGATCACAAATATGGAACTGTTAAAGGAGCTAGAAAAAAAAGAAAACAATCATCAATTCCTAGAGTTATTTGGTCAAACCAAACTTTCAGGAAAAAGAAAACTTGCTGGATATATTCATCGGCAAACTGGCGTATTAGTTGATCCTTCAAGCTTATTTGATGTCCAAGTTAAACGAATCCATCAATACAAACGTCAACACCTCAATGCATTGCAAGTAATAACCCAATATCTTCGAATTAAAAATGGATTAGATGAAAATATTGCACCTAGAACTGTAATTTTTGGAGGCAAAGCTGCGCCTGGGTATTTCATGGCAAAGTTGATGATTCGTTTTATTAATGGCATTGCTGAAGTTGTTAATGCTGACCCTGATATGGATGGTCGGTTAAGAGTAGTATTTTTGCCCGATTACAATGTGAAGCTTGGAGAACAAGTTTATTCAGCAACTGATCTATCAGAACAAATTTCTACTGCTGGAAAAGAAGCCTCAGGAACAGGGAATATGAAATTTGCAATGAATGGTGCTCTAACCATTGGGACACTTGATGGTGCCAACATTGAAATTAGAGATCGTGTAGGTGCAGAAAATTTCTTCTTATTTGGTAAAACTGAAAGTGAAATAATGAAATTAAGAAAAACGGGATATGACCCTAACAGATATATTAAAAACTGCCCAGAATTATCAGAAGCTTTGCGATTAGTTGAGGTTGGACACTTTAGTAATGGTGACAATGAGTTATTTCTACCATTAATCGATAGTCTAACTGGAGATGATCCATTCTTTGTCATGGCTGATTTTGAAGATTATCTTCGTGCACAAGATAAAGTTAACCAAGCCTGGAAAAATCCACAGGAATGGAATCGTATGGCACTATTAAACACTGCAAGATCAGGTTTTTTCTCTTCTGATAGATCTATTCGCGAATATTGCAAATCTATTTGGAAGGTAAATCCTTTAAACGTTGAGATCTCTTGCGATATAAATTAA
- a CDS encoding mannose-1-phosphate guanylyltransferase/mannose-6-phosphate isomerase: MIKSSLIPVILCGGSGTRLWPLSRESYPKQFWALHHESNLTLLQQTQKRIENIKGLQNPFLICNEEHRFIVAEQMREINIKAKAIFLEPIGRNTAPAITIAALKALEEGQDPLLLVLSADHIISKPKNFLEAINAGINAAEKGKLVTFGIKPTSPETGYGYIESSEKAGESAKESDIKRFIEKPNKETAEQFLNDSRFTWNSGIFLFKASAIIAELEKFSPKIISCCKKALKGNKEDLDFLRLDSHSFRQCPSISIDVAVMERTKLGAVIAMNAGWNDIGNWQSIWEEEKKDCDGNVLHGKVMVENSLSCYFRSEHRLVVGLGLKDLIVVETDDAVLIADKNECQNVKTIVEKLKQAKREEAKSHKKIHRPWGHYTSIVQGKKWQVKKIEVKPGASLSLQMHQHRAEHWVVVKGIALVERDSEKELLKENQSTYIPLRSKHRLSNPGEIPLELIEIQSGEYIGEDDIIRLDDKYGRQK; encoded by the coding sequence GTGATTAAAAGTTCATTAATTCCAGTAATCCTCTGCGGTGGATCAGGTACAAGGCTGTGGCCCTTATCTAGAGAAAGTTATCCAAAACAGTTTTGGGCACTGCATCATGAAAGCAATCTCACATTGCTTCAACAAACTCAAAAACGTATAGAAAACATTAAAGGACTGCAAAACCCTTTTTTAATCTGCAACGAAGAACATAGATTCATAGTTGCGGAACAAATGCGAGAGATAAATATCAAAGCAAAAGCCATTTTTCTGGAGCCTATAGGGAGAAATACAGCGCCAGCAATAACAATTGCCGCACTAAAAGCACTAGAAGAAGGCCAAGATCCCTTGCTTCTTGTTCTATCAGCTGATCATATTATCTCTAAACCTAAAAACTTTTTAGAAGCTATAAATGCTGGTATAAATGCTGCTGAAAAAGGAAAACTTGTAACTTTTGGGATTAAACCTACCTCTCCAGAAACTGGTTATGGCTATATAGAGTCAAGCGAAAAAGCAGGTGAATCTGCTAAAGAATCTGATATCAAAAGGTTTATAGAAAAACCTAATAAAGAAACTGCTGAGCAATTTCTAAACGACAGTCGCTTTACTTGGAATAGCGGGATATTTCTTTTTAAAGCAAGTGCAATTATTGCTGAATTAGAAAAGTTCTCTCCTAAAATCATTAGTTGCTGTAAAAAAGCTCTTAAAGGAAATAAAGAAGATCTTGATTTTCTAAGACTTGATAGTCATTCATTTCGTCAATGTCCAAGCATCTCAATTGATGTAGCAGTAATGGAAAGAACAAAGCTAGGTGCAGTAATTGCAATGAATGCTGGGTGGAATGATATAGGCAACTGGCAATCCATTTGGGAAGAAGAAAAAAAAGATTGTGATGGCAATGTATTGCATGGAAAAGTCATGGTAGAAAATAGTTTGAGCTGCTACTTCCGAAGTGAGCACCGTCTAGTAGTTGGACTTGGATTAAAAGATTTAATTGTTGTAGAAACGGATGATGCTGTTCTCATTGCAGATAAAAACGAATGTCAAAACGTAAAAACAATCGTTGAAAAGCTAAAGCAAGCAAAAAGAGAAGAAGCTAAATCACATAAAAAAATTCACCGGCCTTGGGGACATTACACATCTATAGTTCAAGGGAAAAAATGGCAAGTCAAAAAAATTGAAGTGAAGCCAGGTGCAAGTCTTTCTCTACAAATGCACCAACATCGAGCAGAACATTGGGTTGTTGTAAAAGGGATTGCTTTAGTAGAACGTGATTCAGAAAAAGAATTACTAAAAGAAAATCAAAGTACTTATATACCTCTTCGATCAAAACATCGGCTTAGTAATCCAGGTGAAATACCTTTAGAATTAATAGAAATACAAAGTGGAGAATACATTGGAGAAGATGATATTATAAGACTTGATGATAAATATGGGCGGCAAAAATAA
- the fabF gene encoding beta-ketoacyl-ACP synthase II translates to MMEHLHRVVITGLGAITPIGNTVEDYFVGLKSGLNGVGPISLFDASNHACRFAAEVSDFDPTGILEPKESKRWDRFSKFGVVAAKEALRDSGLIIDETNSQRVGVIIGSGVGGLLTMETQAQVLNNRGPGRVSPFTVPMMIPNMATGLTAIALGAKGPSSAVATACAAGSNAIGDSFRLLQLGKADAMICGGAEASITPLGVAGFSSAKALSFRNEDPSKASRPFDAERDGFVIGEGSGVLILETLEHAKKRNAEIYAELIGYGATCDAHHITAPSPGGIGGAKAIRETIDDGAIDIQKVDYINAHGTSTAANDKNETSAIKTALGERANKIPVSSTKSMTGHLLGGSGGIEAVACVLSIKHGVIPPTINYANPDPDCDLDYVPNTARESKLNIVLSNSFGFGGHNVCLAFRKMT, encoded by the coding sequence ATGATGGAGCACCTCCATCGAGTTGTAATAACTGGTCTTGGCGCTATTACCCCAATCGGCAATACCGTCGAAGATTATTTCGTTGGATTAAAGTCTGGCCTAAATGGGGTTGGACCTATTTCCCTGTTTGATGCTTCAAATCACGCTTGTAGGTTCGCTGCGGAAGTATCAGATTTTGATCCAACTGGAATCCTCGAACCAAAAGAATCCAAAAGATGGGATCGTTTCTCAAAATTTGGAGTAGTTGCTGCAAAAGAAGCACTTAGAGATTCAGGCCTAATTATTGATGAAACCAATTCTCAACGTGTTGGCGTGATTATTGGCTCTGGTGTTGGTGGACTACTGACCATGGAAACTCAAGCGCAAGTTCTAAACAACAGAGGACCAGGAAGAGTTAGTCCTTTTACTGTTCCAATGATGATTCCAAATATGGCAACTGGCCTTACAGCTATTGCTCTTGGTGCGAAAGGACCCAGCTCAGCAGTTGCAACAGCATGTGCTGCCGGCTCAAATGCAATCGGCGATTCATTTAGATTGCTTCAACTTGGAAAAGCTGATGCAATGATATGCGGTGGGGCAGAGGCAAGCATTACTCCTCTTGGAGTAGCAGGTTTTTCTAGTGCGAAAGCACTTTCATTTCGCAATGAAGATCCTTCTAAAGCAAGCAGACCTTTTGATGCAGAGCGTGATGGTTTCGTAATTGGAGAAGGTTCAGGGGTACTAATACTTGAAACACTTGAACATGCTAAAAAACGTAATGCAGAAATTTATGCAGAATTAATTGGCTATGGAGCAACATGTGATGCTCACCACATAACAGCACCATCTCCAGGAGGTATAGGAGGGGCAAAAGCAATCAGAGAAACTATTGACGATGGAGCAATCGATATACAAAAAGTTGATTACATTAATGCTCACGGAACAAGTACAGCTGCCAATGACAAAAATGAAACTTCTGCCATAAAGACTGCCCTTGGGGAACGAGCTAACAAAATCCCTGTAAGCTCAACTAAATCAATGACAGGTCACCTTCTAGGAGGATCTGGAGGCATTGAAGCAGTAGCATGTGTGCTTTCTATCAAGCATGGGGTAATTCCACCAACAATTAATTACGCAAACCCAGATCCTGACTGTGATCTGGATTATGTACCTAACACTGCTAGAGAAAGTAAGTTAAATATTGTGCTTTCAAACTCCTTTGGTTTTGGGGGTCACAATGTTTGTCTCGCATTCCGAAAGATGACCTAA
- the psaC gene encoding photosystem I iron-sulfur center protein PsaC, with product MSHAVKIYDTCIGCTQCVRACPLDVLEMVPWDGCKAGQIASSPRTEDCVGCKRCETACPTDFLSIRVYLGDETTRSMGLAY from the coding sequence ATGTCCCACGCAGTAAAGATCTACGACACATGCATTGGATGTACTCAATGTGTACGAGCCTGTCCACTGGATGTGCTCGAGATGGTTCCATGGGATGGCTGTAAAGCCGGTCAGATTGCGTCTTCTCCACGAACAGAAGACTGTGTTGGATGTAAGCGCTGTGAGACTGCATGTCCTACAGATTTCTTAAGTATTAGGGTTTATTTAGGGGATGAAACTACTAGAAGTATGGGATTGGCTTACTGA
- the acpP gene encoding acyl carrier protein — MSQEAILEKVRSIVAEQLSVDAGEIKPDSNFQNDLGADSLDTVELVMALEEAFDIEIPDEAAEGIATVGDAVKYIEEKS; from the coding sequence ATGTCTCAGGAAGCAATTCTCGAAAAAGTTCGTTCTATCGTTGCTGAGCAACTTAGCGTTGACGCAGGCGAAATTAAACCAGATTCGAACTTCCAGAACGACCTTGGAGCAGACTCTCTTGACACAGTTGAGTTAGTTATGGCTCTTGAAGAAGCATTCGACATCGAGATTCCAGACGAGGCAGCCGAAGGCATAGCCACCGTGGGAGATGCCGTGAAATACATAGAAGAAAAATCCTGA